In Pseudomonas coleopterorum, the genomic window CGGGTGATTGGAAATCTCCTGCGGACGCAGCACCAGGCGCGATTTGTATCGTTCGAAGTGGCTGAAAACTTCCGCATGCTTGCGTGCCGACAAGGTCATGGAGCTGCCCGAAGCGAACGCCAGCTTGCCGGCATCGAACAGGTCGAAGGTCGAGTCCTGCAGCACTTCGGAGTACATCGTCAAGTTGTCGAACGGTGAATCCAGCAGGCCGTGCATCACCGCATTGGCGATGGTGCCGATGCCCGCCTGCAACGGCATGAGGCTGTTGGTCAAACGCCCTGCGTCGACCTCGCTCTTGAAAAAGTCCACCAGATGCCCCGCGATCGCCTGGGTATCGTCGTCCGGTGGCAGCACAGTCGATGGTGAGTCGGCCTGCTGGCTGATGACGATGGCGCTGATCTTCGCCGGGTCGATCTGCACTGCGCAGCGGCCGATGCGGGTATCGGCGCTCAACACCGGGATCGGCAGGCGTGTGGGCCGATAGCTGGGAATATAAATGTCGTGCAGGCCTTCCAGCTCCAATGGCTGCGCCAGGTTGATCTCGACGATCACCTGTTCGGCCAGGATCGCGAAACTTGCCGAGTTGCCCACCGACGTACTGAGCACCAGATGCCCTTCCTCGGTAATGGCGACGCATTCGATGACGGCCAGGTCGACGGCCTTGATCTGGCGGTTGCGCAACTGTTCCACGGTATCGGACAGATGCTGGTCGATGAACATCACCGAGCCGGCATTGATGGCCTTGCGCAAGGTGCTGTCGACCTGGAATGGCATGCGCCGGGCCAGCACGCCAGCTTCGGTCAACTGCTTGTCCAGGTCATTACCCAGGCTGGCGCCAGTCATCAGGCTGATCTTGAGCGGTGTGCGCAGCGCGCGTTCCGCCAGCGCCTGGGGAACGGCCTTGGCCTCCCCGGCACGGGTGAAGCCACTCATGCCCACGGTCATGCCATCTTCGATCAGTTCAGCCGCCTGGGCGGCGCTCATTATCTTGTCCTGCAAGGAAGCCAGGCGAATACGGTCAGCGTGCATGTTCATTATCCCGAGAAGCGAAACGCGTGCTGCGCAGTCTAGTGAATGCGGGCAGTCGCGTCCTGCGACCAAAGTCGCATCAACCGCTCTATTCCGGGCCTTTTTCCGTAAAACACTTTTACCGTGGATGCAAAAAACCCCGCCATGGGCGGGGTTTACAGTTTACGGCGTGACACTTGGCGCGGCCTTTACTCCACAGCTTTGACCATGTCTTCGATGACTTTCTTGGCATCGCCGAAGACCATCATGGTCTTGTCCAGGTAGAACAGCTCGTTGTCCAAACCGGCGTAGCCGCTGGCCATCGAGCGCTTGTTGACAATGATGGTCTTGGCTTTGAACGCTTCAAGGATCGGCATCCCCGCAATGGGTGATTTCGGATCGTTCTTGGCCGCCGGGTTGACCACGTCGTTGGCGCCGAGCACCAGCACCACGTCGGCCTGGCCGAACTCGGAGTTGATGTCGTCCATCTCGAAGACCTGGTCATAAGGCACTTCGGCCTCGGCCAGCAGCACGTTCATGTGCCCGGGCATACGTCCGGCCACCGGATGGATCGCATATTTGACGGTCACGCCGGCGTGGGTCAGTTTCTCCGTCAGCTCCTTGAGCGCATGCTGCGCGCGGGCCACGGCCAGGCCATAGCCAGGCACGATGATCACGGTGTCGGCGTTGGTCAGCAGGAACGTGGCATCGTCCGCCGAACCCGATTTCACTGGTCGTGCTTCCTTGGCGCCCGCCGGGCCTGCATCCGCAACCGCGCCGAAGCCACCGCCAATGACGTTGAAGAACGAACGGTTCATCGCCTTGCACATGATGTAGGACAGAATCGCACCACTGGAACCCACCAGCGAACCGGCAATGATCAGCATCGAGTTGTTCAGCGAGAATCCGATGCCCGCTGCAGCCCAGCCCGAATAGCTGTTGAGCATGGACACCACCACCGGCATGTCGGCCCCGCCGATCGGGATGATCAACAGCACACCCAGGACGAACGCCAGGGCCAGCATCAGGCCAAAGGCGGCATAGCTGCCCGTGAACATGAAGATCAGACCACACAGCAAGGTACCCAGGCCGATCAGCAGATTGAGCTTGTGCTGGCCGGCAAACTGTACGGGCGCGCCCTGGAACAGGCGGAACTTGTATTTGCCGGACAGCTTGCCGAAGGCAATCACCGAGCCGGAAAAGGTGATGGCGCCAATCGCTGCGCCCAGGAACAGTTCCAGGCGGTTACCAGTTGGAATCGCGTCACCCAGGTGCGCGACGATGCCCAGCGATTGCGGCTCGACCACGGCGGCGATAGCGATGAACACTGCCGCCAGACCGATCATGCTGTGCATGAAGGCCACCAGCTCTGGCATCTTGGTCATTTCCACGCGCTTGGCCATGATCGACCCAGCGGTACCGCCCACCAGCAGACCGACCAGCACGTAGCCGATGCCGGCGGTTGCCAGTTCTGCGCCCAGCTTGTAGATCAGGCCGACAGTGGTGAGCACCGCAAGGGTCATGCCCAGCATGCCGAACAGGTTGCCGCGTCGCGACGTGGTCGGATGGGACAGACCCTTCAACGCCTGGATGAAGCACACCGATGCCACCAGATAAAGAAGCGTAACCAAATTCATGCTCATTGTTTGGACGCCTCATCCTTCACTTTCGGGGCTTTCTTCTTGAACATCTCCAGCATCCGCCGGGTTACCAGGAACCCGCCGAATACGTTCACCGCTGCCAGCGCCACGGCCAGGGTGCCCATGGTCTTGCCCAGAGGCGTCACGGTCAGCGCTGCGGCGAGCATCGCACCGACGATGACAATGGCCGAAATGGCGTTGGTCACGGCCATCAGGGGTGTGTGCAGCGCAGGTGTCACGTTCCAGACCACGTGATAGCCGACATAGATGGCCAGCACGAAAATGATCAGGTTGTAGATACCGTGGGAGATCAGCATGTCTTCCATTTGTAGTGTCCTCAGCCGTTCTTGCGCACGATCTGGCCATCGCGGCACATCAGGCACGCGGCGACGATGTCGTCTTCCAGGTTGATGGTGAACTGCCCTTCCTTGTCGAACAGCAGCTTCATGAAATCCAGCAGGTTGCGGGCATACAGCGCCGAGGCGTCGGCACCCACCTGCGCCGGCAGGTTGGTCGGCCCGACGATGGTCACGCCGTTATGCACCACCACCTGATCGGCCACGGTCAGTGGGCAGTTACCGCCCTGCAGGGCTGCGAGGTCGATCACCACCGAGCCGGGCTTCATCTGTGCCACCGTTTCGGCACTGAGCAACGTAGGCGCCTTGCGCCCCGGAATCAGCGCAGTGGTGATGACGATGTCGGCCTGCTTGGCCCGCTCGTGAACCGCCTGCGCCTGACGCTGCATCCAGCTGGCAGGCATGGGCCGGGCGTAACCCCCCGTGCCTTCGGCGCATTCGCGTTCCTCGTCGGTTTCATACGGCACATCGATGAACTTCGCCCCCAGCGATTCGATCTGCTCCTTCACCGCAGGACGTACGTCCGAGGCCTCGATCACCGCACCCAGGCGCTTGGCCGTGGCGATGGCCTGCAGCCCCGCCACACCGGCACCCAGAATCAGCACCCGTGCCGCCTTGACGGTACCGGCTGCGGTCATCAGCATCGGCATGAACCGTGGGTAGTGATGCGCCGCCAGCAGCACTGACTTGTAGCCGGCGATGTTGGCTTGCGAAGACAGCACGTCCAGGCTCTGCGCACGGGACGTACGAGGCGCTGCCTCGAGGGCGAAAGCACTGATGCCCCGCTCCGCCATCTTGGTGATCAACTCGTTGTTGAACGGGTTGAGCATGCCCAGCAGCACCGTACCGGTGCTCATCTGCAACAGTTCTGTGTCGTTGGGGGGGTTGACCTTAAGCACCAACTGCGTGGCAAGCACCTGGGCCGCGCTGCCAATGATCGCGCCAGCGGCCTCATAGGCACCGTCGGTCACGCTCGCGCGCACGCCTGCGCCACTTTCAACCGTCACCACATGGCCCTGAGCGACCAGCTTCTTGATGGTCTCCGGGGTGGCGGCTACACGTGTCTCGCCCTGCTGCGTTTCGAGAGGAACACCAATGTGCACGTTATATCTCCTGCTGGATCTTCTTCCTGGTCGTACCCAAGCACTGGCAATGGCTCATTCTGCGATGGCCCATCAGCACGATACCGCCTGAAAACGGCGGGCCGCGGCATTTTGCAGGCCCCGACGAGCGGCTTCAACAGGTTGTGGAGCGATACACGCAAAGCACTACAAGTCACGCTGTGACCGAATGTCACAGCGGTAGGCCTCAAAGCCTTCTAGATCGGGAGTTACAGCGATGACCGGAGGCGTTGAAATATTTTGCGAAATATCTGGAGGGTAGAGATTGATCAGCGTCAAAAACACGCCATAGTCAGGCAGTGCGAAGGCTGGCGCGGAGAATTCGCCATTTTCCCTATGTTTCAGAAACGCGCCAAAAACATATATCTGTAGGGTTTTTCAAGGTACCACTACGGATTGTCAGCGATGCTGCCGCCCTTCCATTGCGTGATAATCCTGCGCCTGCTGCATCAGCCAATCGCGAAAAACCCGCAGCGATCCCAACTCGCGATGCCTGTCCGGCACGGCCAGGTAATAGGCTTTGGAACTGGTCAGCTCGTGGGGATTGGCAACGACCAGGCTGCCCTCGCGCAACTCCCGCTGGATCAGAAACGGAGGAATGAGGGCAATCCCCATTTCATGTACCGCTGCCTGAGCCAGCATGGAGAACAGCTCATAGCGCGGACCGCTCAGATCACGCGGCACGTTAATGTCCAGGCTGGCAAACCACTGTCGCCATGCATAGGGACGAGTGCTCTGCTGCAGCAGCGCAAGTTCGGCGATGCGGGCCGGCGTCAATGCCAACTGCCCTTGCAGAAGCGCCGGACTGCACACGGGAACGGGATGCTCTTCCATCAGTCTGCTGGTCTGCGTGCCCGGCCAGTCACCGTCCCCGAAGTAGATCGCCGCATCGAAGTCGGTGTCGGCGAACAGGAAAGGCCGAGTCCGGTTGGTCAGGTGGACCGTGATCTGCGGGTTATGCCGCTGGAAATCCTTCAGCCGCGGCAGCAGCCATTGGGTACCGAAAGTCGGCACCACGGCCAGCTCCAGGGTACTGGCGCCCTGCTGACCCATCACCGCCAGCGTCTCGCGCTCCACGGCATCGAGTTGCGCGGCCACCCGGCGGCTGTACGACAATCCCGCTTCGGTCAGCTTCACGCCCCGCTTGGAGCGTCGAAACAGGCGCACATCGAGAAACGCTTCGAGATTGGCAATCTGCCTGCAGACTGCCCCCTGCGTCAGGAACAGCTCCGCAGACGCCTTGGTGAAGCTTCCATGGCGCGCCGCCGCCTCGAAGCAGATCAGTGCGGCCGTACTGGGTATTCGTCTGCGCATGTAACCGTTCCTCACTCAAGTCCCGGCGCTGTGCACCATGGCCCACTTACGAAGTGAGAAATTATCACAAGCCCATGCGTAATCCTGCTTTGTCCGCCAGGTCGCACCGGCCTAATCTGCAGATATACCGCTTTCTAGAGGATGGACACATGGCAAGCTTCAACTGGATCGACCCGCTGCTGCTGGACCAGCAACTTACCCAGGAAGAGCGCATGGTGCGCGACAGTGCGGAGCAATACGCGCAGGACAAACTCATGCCGCGTGTCCTGGAGGCCTTTCGTCATGAAACCACCGATCCCTCCATCTTTCGCGAAATGGGCGAGATGGGTCTGCTCGGCGCCACCATCCCGGAAGAATTCGGCGGCAGTGGTCTCAACTACGTCTGCTATGGCCTGATCGCCCGTGAGGTCGAGCGCGTAGATTCCGGCTACCGCTCGATGATGAGCGTGCAGTCGTCATTGGTGATGGTTCCAATCAATGAATTCGGCACTCAAGCGCAAAAGCAGAAATACCTGCCCAAACTGGCCAGTGGCGAGTGGATCGGCTGCTTCGGCCTGACCGAGCCCGACCACGGCTCCGATCCAGGCGCCATGGTTACACGGGCGCGCAAGGTCGACGGCGGCTACCGCATGAGCGGCAGCAAGATGTGGATCACCAACAGCCCGATTGCCGACGTGTTCGTGGTGTGGGCCAAGGACGATGCGGGTGACATCCGCGGCTTCATTCTGGAAAAAGGCTGGGCCGGCCTCAGCGCACCCGCCATTCACGGCAAGGTAGGCCTGCGCGCCTCCATCACCGGTGAAATCGTCATGGACAACGTGTTCGTCCCGGAAGAAAACATGTTTCCCGATGTGCGTGGTCTCAAGGGGCCGTTCACTTGCCTCAACTCCGCGCGTTACGGCATCTCTTGGGGGGCGTTGGGGGCAGCGGAATTCTGCTGGCATACCGCTCGACAGTACACCCTGGATCGCCAGCAGTTCGGCCGCCCGCTCGCCGCCAACCAACTCATCCAGAAGAAGCTGGCCGACATGCAGACCGA contains:
- a CDS encoding acetyl-CoA hydrolase/transferase family protein, with product MHADRIRLASLQDKIMSAAQAAELIEDGMTVGMSGFTRAGEAKAVPQALAERALRTPLKISLMTGASLGNDLDKQLTEAGVLARRMPFQVDSTLRKAINAGSVMFIDQHLSDTVEQLRNRQIKAVDLAVIECVAITEEGHLVLSTSVGNSASFAILAEQVIVEINLAQPLELEGLHDIYIPSYRPTRLPIPVLSADTRIGRCAVQIDPAKISAIVISQQADSPSTVLPPDDDTQAIAGHLVDFFKSEVDAGRLTNSLMPLQAGIGTIANAVMHGLLDSPFDNLTMYSEVLQDSTFDLFDAGKLAFASGSSMTLSARKHAEVFSHFERYKSRLVLRPQEISNHPEVIRRLGIIGINTALEFDLYGNVNSTHVCGTRMMNGIGGSGDFARNAHLAIFVTKSIAKGGAVSSVVPMVSHVDHSEHDVDILVTEQGLADLRGLAPRERAQAVIDNCVHPQYREALQHYFDQACLRGGHTPHVLREALQWHINLEETGRMLAS
- a CDS encoding NAD(P)(+) transhydrogenase (Re/Si-specific) subunit beta is translated as MSMNLVTLLYLVASVCFIQALKGLSHPTTSRRGNLFGMLGMTLAVLTTVGLIYKLGAELATAGIGYVLVGLLVGGTAGSIMAKRVEMTKMPELVAFMHSMIGLAAVFIAIAAVVEPQSLGIVAHLGDAIPTGNRLELFLGAAIGAITFSGSVIAFGKLSGKYKFRLFQGAPVQFAGQHKLNLLIGLGTLLCGLIFMFTGSYAAFGLMLALAFVLGVLLIIPIGGADMPVVVSMLNSYSGWAAAGIGFSLNNSMLIIAGSLVGSSGAILSYIMCKAMNRSFFNVIGGGFGAVADAGPAGAKEARPVKSGSADDATFLLTNADTVIIVPGYGLAVARAQHALKELTEKLTHAGVTVKYAIHPVAGRMPGHMNVLLAEAEVPYDQVFEMDDINSEFGQADVVLVLGANDVVNPAAKNDPKSPIAGMPILEAFKAKTIIVNKRSMASGYAGLDNELFYLDKTMMVFGDAKKVIEDMVKAVE
- a CDS encoding NAD(P) transhydrogenase subunit alpha, with amino-acid sequence MEDMLISHGIYNLIIFVLAIYVGYHVVWNVTPALHTPLMAVTNAISAIVIVGAMLAAALTVTPLGKTMGTLAVALAAVNVFGGFLVTRRMLEMFKKKAPKVKDEASKQ
- a CDS encoding Re/Si-specific NAD(P)(+) transhydrogenase subunit alpha produces the protein MHIGVPLETQQGETRVAATPETIKKLVAQGHVVTVESGAGVRASVTDGAYEAAGAIIGSAAQVLATQLVLKVNPPNDTELLQMSTGTVLLGMLNPFNNELITKMAERGISAFALEAAPRTSRAQSLDVLSSQANIAGYKSVLLAAHHYPRFMPMLMTAAGTVKAARVLILGAGVAGLQAIATAKRLGAVIEASDVRPAVKEQIESLGAKFIDVPYETDEERECAEGTGGYARPMPASWMQRQAQAVHERAKQADIVITTALIPGRKAPTLLSAETVAQMKPGSVVIDLAALQGGNCPLTVADQVVVHNGVTIVGPTNLPAQVGADASALYARNLLDFMKLLFDKEGQFTINLEDDIVAACLMCRDGQIVRKNG
- a CDS encoding LysR family transcriptional regulator; this encodes MRRRIPSTAALICFEAAARHGSFTKASAELFLTQGAVCRQIANLEAFLDVRLFRRSKRGVKLTEAGLSYSRRVAAQLDAVERETLAVMGQQGASTLELAVVPTFGTQWLLPRLKDFQRHNPQITVHLTNRTRPFLFADTDFDAAIYFGDGDWPGTQTSRLMEEHPVPVCSPALLQGQLALTPARIAELALLQQSTRPYAWRQWFASLDINVPRDLSGPRYELFSMLAQAAVHEMGIALIPPFLIQRELREGSLVVANPHELTSSKAYYLAVPDRHRELGSLRVFRDWLMQQAQDYHAMEGRQHR
- a CDS encoding acyl-CoA dehydrogenase, which codes for MASFNWIDPLLLDQQLTQEERMVRDSAEQYAQDKLMPRVLEAFRHETTDPSIFREMGEMGLLGATIPEEFGGSGLNYVCYGLIAREVERVDSGYRSMMSVQSSLVMVPINEFGTQAQKQKYLPKLASGEWIGCFGLTEPDHGSDPGAMVTRARKVDGGYRMSGSKMWITNSPIADVFVVWAKDDAGDIRGFILEKGWAGLSAPAIHGKVGLRASITGEIVMDNVFVPEENMFPDVRGLKGPFTCLNSARYGISWGALGAAEFCWHTARQYTLDRQQFGRPLAANQLIQKKLADMQTEITLALQGCLRLGRMKDEGTAAFEITSIMKRNSCGKSLDIARMARDMLGGNGISDEFGIARHLVNLEVVNTYEGTHDVHALILGRAQTGLQAFY